The genomic interval TCAAAATGATAAATCTCGCGCGGAGTTATTATCTGATAAAGTGGCAGGTTATCTGTTCTATTTTGCCGTAAGTGTCGGCGTGATTGCATTTATCGTATGGATGTTGATTGAGAATCATATGGATTTCGCATTAGAACGACTTGTTACGGTGTTAGTCATTGCTTGTCCACATGCGCTAGGTTTGGCTATTCCTTTAGTCACTGCACGTTCGACGTCAATAGGGGCGCATCATGGCTTAATGATTAAAAATAGAGCGGCGATAGAAACTGCACAATATATCGATTATGTCATGATGGATAAGACAGGTACACTCACTGAAGGCAACTTTTCAGTCAATCATTATGAAAGTTCTAAAGCGGATATGAGTGACGATACTGTATTGAGTTTGTTTGCGTCATTAGAAAGTCAATCGAATCATCCATTAGCGACAAGTATTGTGGATTTCGCTAAAAATAAAAATATTTCGTCTGCTCATCCTGAAGATGTTCAAAATATACCTGGTGTTGGGTTAGAAGGGATAATTAACGGTCAAGCTTATAAAATCACCAATGTGTCATACTTGGATCAACATAAATTGAATTATGATAAAGCGTTGTTCACTAAATTAGCACAACAAGGCAATTCCATCAGCTATTTAATCGACGAGCAACAAGTTGTGGGTATCATCGCACAAGGAGATCAAATCAAAGAGAGTTCAAAACAAATGGTGACAGATTTACTAGCAAAAGAGATTACGCCGGTCATGCTCACGGGTGATAATCAAGAAGTGGCAGAAGCGGTTGCTCAAGAACTAGGAATCCGTGATGTTCATGCACAACTGATGCCAGAAGATAAAGAAAAGATTATAAAAGATTATCAAAATCAAGGTAAGAAAGTGATGATGGTGGGAGACGGTATCAATGATGCGCCAAGTCTGATCAGAGCCGACATTGGTATCGCCATTGGAGCAGGAACAGATGTGGCCGTTGATTCTGGTGATATCATCCTTGTTAAAAGTGAGCCGACTGACATCATTCATTTCTTAACACTTTCAAAACGGACAATGAGAAAAATGGTTCAAAACTTATGGTGGGGTGCAGGCTATAATATCGTTGCGGTTCCATTAGCGGCCGGAATTTTAGCGTCAATTGGATTGGTTTTATCACCAGCAGTCGGTGCAATACTCATGTCGCTCAGTACTGTTATCGTTGCTATTAATGCCTTTACACTGAAGTTGGAATAGAGTGAATATGCATACCATCTATTTTGAGTTGAGTAGGTGGTATTTTTTTATCAAAAGACGCAAAACAGTGGATGATAACCCGGGAAATATTGACTCGTAATTTAATAAACAAATCGTTAAGAATCTTTCGCTTGAAGGTATGGATTTGACGATAGAACAACAAAAGCAAGTTTTAGATGTTATTAATAATCAAAAAGAAATTACGAACGAGCTTATTCGTAAAATTGCATTGAATGAAAAGAACCCCTAAAAGTTAATCATTTTAAGCAACCATCTACACGTTTCCAGTAGGTGGTTGCTTTGTGCGTATGACACGAGTCAACATTTAATCGTTAAACGTTTGATGAGGGTAATCATAGGAACTGTTAGAGATGAACAATGACGTTTAATCTATTTTAAGTTGTCATTCTAAATTTAGCTTGACAGATAGACGTACAATTTTAATGATAGAGGTGTACAGGAAAATGGTGATGCAGGTTTTATTTCGGCGTATAGGCTAGAAATAAGGAAATGACAAAGCAGATAAGGGAGAAACATTAACATGCACATGATTAATTTCAACAAAGGGAGGATTTTTATGATTAGAGAAATTAATCTACAAAAAGATCGATTCTTAAATGAAAAAATTACGGATTTAGGCAGAAAAAATTTTATTTACGGTAAAAATGGAACAGGGAAAAGTTCGATTGCAAAGGCGATTTTAGAGCAATATTCAGATGAGTATGAGATTCGCATATTTCAAGGGTTTTCCAGTGTCATCGCAGAAAATGGTGAATTAAATGCGATTTCATTAGGTCGTGAGAATACGGCGTTGCAACCTCAAATCGATGAACAAAGGAAAAAGTATAAACAATTACGTGCTGATGTCACTAAAAATGAAGAAAATATAGAAAATACATACTCGAGGTATGAGGAGGCGAACGAAGCCTTAGATCAATTCAAAAAAACAATAGGACGTTTTTATACTAAAGCTGCAAGTCAACTCAAACGTCACCACATCACATGGACAGGTGGCTATTACAATAAAAGGCATTTTGAGGCAGATATTGAATTTGCGAGTGCTTTAAGTAAAGAAAAATTAGCTGAGTACCGAAGAGATGAAGCGCAAACGATTATCGAAAATACGCATGAACAAGTCATTATTGCACCGAATATTAAAGGTTTCTTGGCTTCAGTTAATGACATTATCACGCAAAATATTACACAATCAGCACTGTTAGAATTTAAAACAAATGATGAAATGAACTGGGTTAAAGAAGGCCTGCACTATCATAAATCGGGAGAAGCATGTGCATTTTGTGGCTCGAAAATTGAAACTTCTCGTTTAGACGATTTGAATGCTTACTTTAATAATGAGGTTAAAATTTTAGAGAAGAGAATCGCTGATGGCATCGCATTCATTGAATCTGCTCAGAAAAAAGTAAATGCGATTCAGATTATAGATAAAAGCGGGTTTTATGCGAAGTTTCATGAAGAAATTGCCAATTTAAATGTGAAAATATTGGGTGGAAAAATGGAATACCAGCATTTTTTGGAAGAATTGCGTCAAGCACTCATCTTGAGAAAGCAAAATATATTTGTCCCTTTGAATGAATTGACTCTACGCGCGCCTTCAACTTTTGATGAAATTGTTGAACGTTATAAAACGTTGCATCTAAACAATCAAACCTATAGTGATAATTTATCAGAAGTGAAAGAAATCGCTCGAGAAAAGTTGAAATATCATGAAATATATAAAAAACTGGAGAGGTTTAACTATAACGAAAAACTGAAAACTCTGAATTTTCTTAAGAATGATAGAAATATCAAGAAGACGTTACTAGAGGATAAAAAGAAAGAGGCTGAAGAAGCAAAGGCTGAATTAGAAGCCCTATTATTACAGACCGTCGATGAAAGCCAAGCCGCTATCAATATGAAT from Staphylococcus sp. MI 10-1553 carries:
- a CDS encoding AAA family ATPase, with translation MIREINLQKDRFLNEKITDLGRKNFIYGKNGTGKSSIAKAILEQYSDEYEIRIFQGFSSVIAENGELNAISLGRENTALQPQIDEQRKKYKQLRADVTKNEENIENTYSRYEEANEALDQFKKTIGRFYTKAASQLKRHHITWTGGYYNKRHFEADIEFASALSKEKLAEYRRDEAQTIIENTHEQVIIAPNIKGFLASVNDIITQNITQSALLEFKTNDEMNWVKEGLHYHKSGEACAFCGSKIETSRLDDLNAYFNNEVKILEKRIADGIAFIESAQKKVNAIQIIDKSGFYAKFHEEIANLNVKILGGKMEYQHFLEELRQALILRKQNIFVPLNELTLRAPSTFDEIVERYKTLHLNNQTYSDNLSEVKEIAREKLKYHEIYKKLERFNYNEKLKTLNFLKNDRNIKKTLLEDKKKEAEEAKAELEALLLQTVDESQAAINMNALLEKLGNRSFTLESIENDAQKGQYQILGHDGNVRSIDTLSTGEKNIVAFLWFVLNLENVNLTTNKQEVIIFDDPMNSNDDTAQYLIITKLQELLRNRKDSQIFILTHNIHFYLNARYNWWQKTKEKKTYHLLKNGDKAAVKYIKNQKDDFKTSYDALWLEVKWLYDNHKPNLMINPLRRIIETYHHFNKIQDVYMNNIEAKKLFDVNSHAIDDLEADLNGKTEKELMLMVKSVFEDMGAEQHFSQYWHKTEELSL
- a CDS encoding heavy metal translocating P-type ATPase, which gives rise to MHHDHDDHAHHHHGNFKVKFFVSLIFAIPIIIFSPMMGVQLPFQFTFPGSDWIVLILATILFIYGGQPFLSGAKDEMASKKPSMMTLVALGISVAYIYSLYAFYLNHFSNTTGHTMDFFWELATLILIMLLGHWIEMNAVGSAGDALKKMAALLPNTAIKVTDDNQREEVKISDIVINDIVEVKAGESIPTDGIIVRGETAIDESLVTGESKKVQKKASDQVIGGSINGSGTIQVKVTAVGEDGYLSQVMGLVHQAQNDKSRAELLSDKVAGYLFYFAVSVGVIAFIVWMLIENHMDFALERLVTVLVIACPHALGLAIPLVTARSTSIGAHHGLMIKNRAAIETAQYIDYVMMDKTGTLTEGNFSVNHYESSKADMSDDTVLSLFASLESQSNHPLATSIVDFAKNKNISSAHPEDVQNIPGVGLEGIINGQAYKITNVSYLDQHKLNYDKALFTKLAQQGNSISYLIDEQQVVGIIAQGDQIKESSKQMVTDLLAKEITPVMLTGDNQEVAEAVAQELGIRDVHAQLMPEDKEKIIKDYQNQGKKVMMVGDGINDAPSLIRADIGIAIGAGTDVAVDSGDIILVKSEPTDIIHFLTLSKRTMRKMVQNLWWGAGYNIVAVPLAAGILASIGLVLSPAVGAILMSLSTVIVAINAFTLKLE